The sequence GATGAAGACAATCTTCAGGACATACTTCGTGACAAACTCTGCATTTTATACATAAGGCAGGTTCAAAAAGAATTTGTAGTCTCTCTGCACCCGGTTTTAATGCTCCTGTTGGACAGATGTTATAGCATACTGAGCAATTTGTGCATCTGTAATTATCTATCCATTTGTCTGAAGTAAAAGATATTTTTTCTACAGAAAATTTAATTTCCTTCTGTTTTTCTTCAGGTATGTTTAGACTATTTAATGCTTCTATTAGTGCTTTTCTTTTTTTAAGGCGAACTTTTTCCTCTACTATATTTTTAGGAGTATCCTCTTCGTTTTCTTCTTTAACCGGGATTTCAGGCATTAATGCCCAAAATGTGAGTCCAGCTGCTGTTTTTGTAAATCTTTTTAAGAAAGACCTTCTGTCATTTTCTTGTTTACTTTCAGGTTGTATTTTTAATTCCTCAAGTCTTACTCTAAATTCAGAACCTATTTGTTCTAAAACATAATTTGCTTCTTCAGCTAAGTTTTTTATTCTTTCAAGTAGATTTCCTATTTCACATTTAGAACAATGGCCAATATCCAGAACCAAATCTTCCTGAAGCTTTAAAACAGTAGCTATAAGATACTCAATATTAAAGGCTGATAAACAAGGTAAATCTCTTTTACAGCTGAGAGTGTTTTGTTTTTGTTCTACTAATTTTTTATGTAATCCATAAAAATCTAAATTCTCAAAAGAAAAGGCTTCTGAAGGACAGATTCCTGCACACGCTCCACAGGATACACATTTTTCAAAATCAACTATTATCTTGTAATCTTCCTGAGTTATAGTTTCCTCAATAGGACATATAGAAGCACACAAATTACAGGAAGAATCTTTGTAATAGATATGAACACAGTCTGAAAATTTAAATCTTAATGGATTGTTTTTCATGATTAAACTGCTGCTTCTTCACCTAATTCTTCTGCAAGGGCATCATAGTCTGACAGGATAAACTCCAGTGCAAGCTCACAAACATCTTGATAAAAAGGTGTTTCTGCCATGTCCTTTGCAGATAGAAGATAAATAGTTCCCCAGTTTGCGAGATGTTCTTCTAAAAACTGTTTTTGGATTTTTCTTAGTCTTTCTGCTTCTTTCTGATTTCCTTTCTGTAAAGCTTCTAATTCTTCTTTTGCAAGGGTCATCATAAATTCCATTTCTACCGCAATATGGTCTGGTGATAAGGCTCTTGTTTCATTAAGGTCAATTGAGTATCCATGTTCTCTATAAAAAACAAGTGTCGGGTTTGTTATGGAAGCATCTATATGCCCCTCATCATTCATAAATACTGACTCATAGGGATATACATTAAGGAGAAATACAGTTGTGAAATCTACATTTAAATCTTCTTCAATCAATTGTTTAATATCCTTTTCATTAAACTTGTTCCATTCTTTTGTTTTAGGGAACAAATCAAGTAGTTCCGGTGTCTCTTTTATTTTTCTTAATGTTTGTTCATCTATTTCCTCAATAAATAGTCTTGATAACAGACCATACATATTTATTCGTGCTTGCAACTCCTGAATCTTCTCTTCCATAATTACCACCTCTAAAAATAAAATGGGGGCATCTGCCCCCTATTCAAGTTTCTATTCTTCAGATTGATTATGTTCGTATCCTGGCATTCTGTATGCTTTATCAGTATGTGGATACCATGGTCTTGGGAACCATTTTGGTCTTCTCAGTCCGTTTGGTCCAGGTGCTGGTCTTGTAAGCTGGTCTCTCCATGCTTGATAGACTTTAAATGTCTTGTCTGTATCAACAACAACATCACCAATTCTATCTTCTGGACCTGCTTTTTCTATAAGAACTTTCTTATGCCAGCACTGCATACCTGATAATGGATCTGGGTTTGGTGGGAATACTGCGTTTTGCCATACACCTGTAGTTCCTTTCCACCATACCTCTTTAATATCTTTGTTAAATTCTGGATATGGCCATTTAAGCCATTTTTCACTATGTTCTTTTTCAATTTCTCTTGGAATAGTTCCTTCTTGGGTTCTCATTTTCCATGTATTGCCTTCTCTCTTGATATCAACTCTTACAGAGCCAAATGTCATTATACCGAGAGGTTGATCGAAGCCTTCTACATTTACAAAGTTTCTTACTCTCCATCTACCTTGGTGGTGGGAGCAAGCAACAACACCTGGTCTTACAGCTTGAGTTGGCATTGCCATACCAACAAAATATCCTGTTTCTATTCCGGTTAGAGTATCGACCACTCTGAGCTTAATAGCATCTCCTCTCCTAATACCTAATCTTTTAGCATCTGCTTCATTGATCCATACAGGGTTGTGGTTTTGTGATATTTCCATAAGCCATTTTGCGTTTACAGACCTTGTGTGAATATTGTAAGGAAGTCTGTAAATTGGGTTTAAACAGAATGCGTTTTCTTCATTCATAAATGAGTGGTGAACTTGAGAAAGGATATGTATCCATTTTCTCTTATGTTCTTCTTTGTATGGATATATTGGTATTGCATATTCAGGCCAGTGGAACTCTACAAGTGTTTTTGAGTAGTATTCAAGTAGTCCTGTGGCTGTATGGAAACCTTTTAGAAGTTTTCCATCTTTCATTACACCGATAACGTGTCTTTCTGAGTGGTATTTATCTCCGCCGTGTCCTTTAAGGTATACAGTTCCTTCTATTGGGTCTATCTCAAGGGCACTTCTTGGTATCCATTTTCCTTTGTATTTATATGCATCTTTTTCGGGATCATAAGGAATTTCTCTTTCCATTACGTAATAAACATTGGTTTCTTCTGTCCATGCACCTCTGTCTCTCATATATTCGTAAGGAGTAATACCCATTTTTTCACATACTTTCTTAAGACCTGGTATTGTGCTAAATGCAGCGTTATACCACTCTTCAACTGTTACAGGGTGTCCTGGATTTTTCTTAGATTCCCAGTATTGTCTAATTCCAAGTGAACCATCTGGGTCTATTGCCCATGCCAGATTAATCCAGAATTCATCGTCTTCCCAAACTTCACCAAGTCCTGCTTTTTTATGTGCTTCCAGAGTTGCTTTCCATGGTTCTTTAGGTTTCCATCCCATCTTTTGAAGGGCAACTCTGAGAACTGGTTGTCTGAATGCTGTCCATCTTTCTGGTTTTGTTTCTGCTGTTTGGTTATCGTGTCTTTCTCCTGCAAGACCTACAGGCAAGATATAGTCAACAAACCAGCTTGTTTCTGACCATGTTGGAGAAAGATGAACAGTTAATCCAAATTTGTTTTCATCTGTTAAGGTTTGTATCCATCTAAATCCGTCTGGGTTTGTCCAGACAGGGTTATACATTCTTCCAAACCATACTTCTATTTTATCCGGTATTTTAAGTCCTCTTTGTTCCCATTTCTTTCTCCATTCATCATCAGAGAGGAGGTGAGGAAGTATTATACTCATTTCATAAGCAGCTATAGGCCATTCAGGTGGGAATAATAGCTCACTCCATGCATCTACAGGTTTAGGCTTGTCTTTGAGAGTAGAAGCTCCACCATTGTTTCCAACACCCAATCCGTGCCAGTGGTGCCATCCTGTCCCACCAACACTACCGATAGAACCTGTAAGAACGAGGAGGAATTCTCCTGTTCTACCTGCATTCATCCAACCACCACGGTTTCCTGCAGCTTGTGCTCTCCAGTAATAAGAAGTAATTCTATCTCCTGCCCAGAGTATCATTTCATAAAGTTTTTCCAATCTATCAAGTGGAACTCTTGATTCTTTTGCCGCCCATTCAAATGTGTATGGAGCATAAAGTTCTTTAAGAACTGCTATGAAATCGTCAAATGTTTCACCTTCAGGTAACTTAGAGATTAATCCTTCATTTTTAAGATAGTTTAGATACTCTTTATCTTTTATAAATGTTTTCCAGTTAACCCATCTTTCAACAAATTTTCTATTGTATTTATCTTCTTGGAGCAATCTGTTTGCCATTGCTAAGAATATAGCACCCTCTGTTCCAGGCCACACAGGAAGCCATAAATCAGCCATTCCAGCAGAGTTAGAAAGCCTTGGGTCTAAAACAACCAGTTTCGCACCTTTTGCCCTTGCATCTGCAATGTATCCTGCGTGCTGTTGATAGTAGTGTCCAGCATCCGCTGCGTGCGAAGATGAGAGGAGTATAAGTCTTGAGTTTGCAAAGTCTGGAGAAGTTCTATCATCACCAGACCATGTGATTGAACCAAGACGTCCACCTGAAGAACAGAAGTTTGTGTGGGAGTTATGGTAATCTCCTCCCCATGTCCATACGACTCTTGGCTGAAAACCATTATAGTTTGGTCTTCCAACGTGATACATTATCATTTTCTTGGCATATTCATCACCATTTTTTGCTTTCTTTATAACTTCTCTCATTCTTTTTCCTATAGTTTCAAGAGCCTCTTCCCAGGTTGTTCTTACCCATTTACCTTCTCCTCTTTTGGAACCTGGGGCTCTTTTCAGTGGAAATGGGATTCTATCTGGGTCATACATTTGAGAAAGAGCCGCATATCCTTTACCACAGTTTCTTCCCCTTGAGCCTGAGTGGAAAGGATTACCCATAAATTTCCTTACTCTAAGACTATCTTTGTCAACCCATGCTGTAAGACCACAGGCAGCCTCACAGTTACTACATACAGTAGGAATAATCATATAATTAATAAGTTTTACACCGTTTCTTAAAGCACCACCATGTTTTTTCCAGTAGTCCCCATCAGGTTCTTTCCAGTCATTCCATTTATCAAATGGTGGATAATAATCTAATCTTGATGGTGTAAAAGTAAGTTCAGAATTTGTTTCTGCCTGTGCGGCAGGATTCATTTTTCCAACAACACCTTTAGCTAAAGCTGCTCCACCGATTGTTGCAGCAATTCCTTTTATAAAGTTTCTTCTTGTGGTCCTCATTTATACTACCCTCCTAATTAGCTTAATGGTAAACATTGTGGAGCTATAAGCCATGCATGTTTTATAAGCCACAATCCAATTAATGCAAAAATTGCAGCTATCCACGCATATCTGTATTTTCTAAACTCATTTGCAATTCCAACTAAAACAATTGGAATAATGAATGCAAATAACATTCCAAGCCAGAAGAATGGAGCAACTTCACCAAAGGCAAGAACTTTAATTACTTCGTAAGAGAACTCACTGTGCATTTTAGCAAATACAAGTTCTCCTATGAACATTGCTGCAGCAAGGAATGTGCTTCCAAGGAGGATATAACCAAGTTCTCTCCTAATCTCCTCTTTTAAAATATGTCCATAAATTGCATCTATTATCAGGTATGCTGCAGAACCGGCTATCATTGCACTGAGGAGCATAGAAATCATTTCTGCTGGGAATACCCATACTTCCCTTGCAGTTGCTTCTCCCATAATGCCGGCTGTGTATATTGTTGCGAAGAATGCAAGTATAAATCCTGGGATTGCTACTCTATCAAATAATTTTTTATTTCCTGTAGCCCATGCCCAGAAAGAAATCAAAAGGACTATAACAAATGCAGAAACAACCCATGCACCGAGAGTTACTGCTGATGTAAAGTGTGGATGGAAGAATATATGCCAGAATCTAAACATATGATGAAGGTCTAAAACAGTTACAAGGAGCGTAATACCGATAAATATAATTCCTAAAATTGGAAGCCATTTTCTAAAGAAATTGTCTTGCTCAGGATATCTTCTAATGAAATAAAATCCAAGTAAGAATGAACCTGTTGCTATACTTTTTGCCCACATGTTTGTTGAAACGAGCCATCCCCAAACTATTTTAGGGAGAGCCACATCAAAGGTTACTTCTGCCCCTATCATTTTAATGCCCTCCTATGTGGTCTAAAAACTTAACTTCTGTAAATAATGTGTAACCTTCCGGTCTTTCTGATGCTAATGGATCTAATGCAACTGTAGAACCTCTTACGTAGAAATGTTTTGGATGTGTGTTTAGTTCAGGTTTTCTGACCATAACATCTCTGTGATTTTTAAGATACTTAGAAATTTCAGACTCTGGATCATCAAGGTCACCGAAAATGTTTGCATGTGTTGGACATGCTACAACGCAGGCTGGCATCATTCCAACCTCAATTCTGTGTGCGCAATATGTGCATTTGTCTGCAGAATTTGTAATTGGGTCAAGATAGATTGCGTTATAAGGACAAGCCATCATACATGATGCACAACCGATACATCTATCATGGTCAACATTAACAATACCGTTAGGTAGATAATGAAGAGCTGATACAGGACATATCCTTTCACAAGGTGCATTATCACAGTGATTACATCTGAGTGGAACAAAATGTCTTTTTACATCTGGGAATTCACCCTGATCAATGTATTTAACCCTTAATCTCCAGCTGTGCAGTGGAACATTATTTTCAGCTTTACAGGCAACTGCACAGGCCATACATCCCATACATCTGCTCAGGTCTACCAAGAATCCTAATCTCATGGGATACCCTCCTAATAATATTTACCAGAGGGGAGTAAAAACTCCCCGTAACATATTCGTATTACAAACAACCTTTAAAGAATCCAGGTTTTGGTTTTGGTGTAATTTCATATTCATCTAATTTCAGAACAGGAATTCCATCTTTTTTACCTACTATAACACCGGAAGCATCCATTGAACCATCGTATCCTTCAAGTAATTCGTAGTAATATACGCTATCTTTAGAGGTTTGAATGTAATAATAGTCTCCTTCTGTAACATCAAATACAACTATTTTAGGTTCTCCTGTATAGATGTCCTTTACACCTTCCCATGCTTTGTGTGGAGGGCAGGAAATAAGACTATCAACATCTCCTGTTTCTTCAGCATCTTTAGCACAGGCAAGGGCTGTTATAGTAGCACTGGTGAATTCAACTTCATTATCCTCATCATCTTCTGCAAATGCAGTTTGAACACTTACAGCCGTTATTCCAAGAGCTAATGATAAGCTAAGTGCAGATGCCAAAATATGCTTAATCATTTTATTAACCTCCATTATTTGAAGTTTTTCCAGTTTTTCAATGTAGAAAGATAAGCAACTATGTCTTTTATATCTTGTTCACTGAGATGAGAGAAAGGAGGCATTTTGGATTGCTTTTTACCGTTAACTACAATATACCATTGATACATGCTATTGTTGGGATATGCTTTGAATTTATCAGGTTTCTGGTTCTTATCATAATGTCTATTTGGGTTAAGGTTTCTAATTACTATTGCACTTGGATCTACTATAGACTCTTTTAAATATACAGGAAGTGCTATAGCTCCAATGTCTGAAAGATTAGGTGCCATTCCAGGAACAGCTGTATTTTGGTCATCAAATCTGTGGCATCCTGTGCATCCATTTTTAAGCATAAGTTCTTTTCCTCTTTTCGGATCACCTAATTTTTCTCCAGGGTATCCCCAGGATACATATTTGA comes from Persephonella sp. and encodes:
- a CDS encoding 4Fe-4S binding protein, producing the protein MKNNPLRFKFSDCVHIYYKDSSCNLCASICPIEETITQEDYKIIVDFEKCVSCGACAGICPSEAFSFENLDFYGLHKKLVEQKQNTLSCKRDLPCLSAFNIEYLIATVLKLQEDLVLDIGHCSKCEIGNLLERIKNLAEEANYVLEQIGSEFRVRLEELKIQPESKQENDRRSFLKRFTKTAAGLTFWALMPEIPVKEENEEDTPKNIVEEKVRLKKRKALIEALNSLNIPEEKQKEIKFSVEKISFTSDKWIDNYRCTNCSVCYNICPTGALKPGAERLQILFEPALCIKCRVCHEVCPEDCLHLKEELTLNTFLNETEILAKHIMIPCEECMIPFSYKGDTTLCPRCRELEDEIRDLLQIGE
- a CDS encoding molecular chaperone TorD family protein; translated protein: MEEKIQELQARINMYGLLSRLFIEEIDEQTLRKIKETPELLDLFPKTKEWNKFNEKDIKQLIEEDLNVDFTTVFLLNVYPYESVFMNDEGHIDASITNPTLVFYREHGYSIDLNETRALSPDHIAVEMEFMMTLAKEELEALQKGNQKEAERLRKIQKQFLEEHLANWGTIYLLSAKDMAETPFYQDVCELALEFILSDYDALAEELGEEAAV
- a CDS encoding molybdopterin-dependent oxidoreductase; the protein is MRTTRRNFIKGIAATIGGAALAKGVVGKMNPAAQAETNSELTFTPSRLDYYPPFDKWNDWKEPDGDYWKKHGGALRNGVKLINYMIIPTVCSNCEAACGLTAWVDKDSLRVRKFMGNPFHSGSRGRNCGKGYAALSQMYDPDRIPFPLKRAPGSKRGEGKWVRTTWEEALETIGKRMREVIKKAKNGDEYAKKMIMYHVGRPNYNGFQPRVVWTWGGDYHNSHTNFCSSGGRLGSITWSGDDRTSPDFANSRLILLSSSHAADAGHYYQQHAGYIADARAKGAKLVVLDPRLSNSAGMADLWLPVWPGTEGAIFLAMANRLLQEDKYNRKFVERWVNWKTFIKDKEYLNYLKNEGLISKLPEGETFDDFIAVLKELYAPYTFEWAAKESRVPLDRLEKLYEMILWAGDRITSYYWRAQAAGNRGGWMNAGRTGEFLLVLTGSIGSVGGTGWHHWHGLGVGNNGGASTLKDKPKPVDAWSELLFPPEWPIAAYEMSIILPHLLSDDEWRKKWEQRGLKIPDKIEVWFGRMYNPVWTNPDGFRWIQTLTDENKFGLTVHLSPTWSETSWFVDYILPVGLAGERHDNQTAETKPERWTAFRQPVLRVALQKMGWKPKEPWKATLEAHKKAGLGEVWEDDEFWINLAWAIDPDGSLGIRQYWESKKNPGHPVTVEEWYNAAFSTIPGLKKVCEKMGITPYEYMRDRGAWTEETNVYYVMEREIPYDPEKDAYKYKGKWIPRSALEIDPIEGTVYLKGHGGDKYHSERHVIGVMKDGKLLKGFHTATGLLEYYSKTLVEFHWPEYAIPIYPYKEEHKRKWIHILSQVHHSFMNEENAFCLNPIYRLPYNIHTRSVNAKWLMEISQNHNPVWINEADAKRLGIRRGDAIKLRVVDTLTGIETGYFVGMAMPTQAVRPGVVACSHHQGRWRVRNFVNVEGFDQPLGIMTFGSVRVDIKREGNTWKMRTQEGTIPREIEKEHSEKWLKWPYPEFNKDIKEVWWKGTTGVWQNAVFPPNPDPLSGMQCWHKKVLIEKAGPEDRIGDVVVDTDKTFKVYQAWRDQLTRPAPGPNGLRRPKWFPRPWYPHTDKAYRMPGYEHNQSEE
- the nrfD gene encoding NrfD/PsrC family molybdoenzyme membrane anchor subunit codes for the protein MIGAEVTFDVALPKIVWGWLVSTNMWAKSIATGSFLLGFYFIRRYPEQDNFFRKWLPILGIIFIGITLLVTVLDLHHMFRFWHIFFHPHFTSAVTLGAWVVSAFVIVLLISFWAWATGNKKLFDRVAIPGFILAFFATIYTAGIMGEATAREVWVFPAEMISMLLSAMIAGSAAYLIIDAIYGHILKEEIRRELGYILLGSTFLAAAMFIGELVFAKMHSEFSYEVIKVLAFGEVAPFFWLGMLFAFIIPIVLVGIANEFRKYRYAWIAAIFALIGLWLIKHAWLIAPQCLPLS
- a CDS encoding 4Fe-4S dicluster domain-containing protein codes for the protein MRLGFLVDLSRCMGCMACAVACKAENNVPLHSWRLRVKYIDQGEFPDVKRHFVPLRCNHCDNAPCERICPVSALHYLPNGIVNVDHDRCIGCASCMMACPYNAIYLDPITNSADKCTYCAHRIEVGMMPACVVACPTHANIFGDLDDPESEISKYLKNHRDVMVRKPELNTHPKHFYVRGSTVALDPLASERPEGYTLFTEVKFLDHIGGH